Proteins encoded within one genomic window of Calonectris borealis chromosome 1, bCalBor7.hap1.2, whole genome shotgun sequence:
- the ST3GAL6 gene encoding type 2 lactosamine alpha-2,3-sialyltransferase isoform X1, with translation MLPILKPRSGLPVMKRILLFFILAAAVMYGILHGNLWRNNLYWISFYGQTSSVRAPPSYETSGVTQLPPTAVERRNALDTCLLKPTFESLLGVDKIYPFLCANDFIRVAEFHGSDKFELPYGIKRAEQFFRLALSRLQNCGLSNEDDSIACRRCVVVGNGGVLRNKTLGEKIDSYDVIIRMNNGPVIGYEEDVGRRTTFRLSYPESIFSDPIHYDPNTTVVLIVFKPRDLKWLWEILGGQKISAKGFWKKPALNMIYKSSQIRILDPSITRKTAYEWLRFPTRFPKKEKPKHPTTGLIAITLAFHICHEVHLAGFKYDFTDRNSSLHYYGNDTMSQMMQNEYHNINAEQKFLKMLIDKNFVVNLT, from the exons gTCTACCAGTCATGAAACGAATTCTTCTATTTTTTatcctggctgctgctgttaTGTATGGTATACTGCATGGAAATCTGTGGAGAAATAACCTCTACTG GATTAGCTTTTATGGACAGACTTCCTCTGTGAGGGCTCCTCCTTCCTATGAGACTAGTGGAGTTACCCA GCTGCCACCTACGGCTGTGGAGAGAAGGAACGCGCTGGACACTTGTCTCCTGAAACCAACATTTGAATCTTTACTGGG tGTTGACAAAATATACCCGTTCCTGTGCGCTAATGATTTTATCAGAGTGGCAGAGTTCCATGGGAGCGATAAGTTTGAACTACCTTATGGAATAAAGAGAGCAG AGCAATTTTTTCGTTTAGCCCTTTCAAGACTGCAGAACTGTGGACTTTCCAATGAAGATGACAG CATTGCCTGTCGACGATGTGTTGTGGTCGGTAATGGAGGAGTACTTCGAAATAAGACATTAGGGGAGAAAATTGACTCATATGACGTCATAATAAG AATGAATAATGGCCCTGTTATAGGATACGAAGAAGATGTTGGGAGGAGGACGACTTTCCGCCTTTCTTACCCGGAATCCATCTTCTCAGATCCGATCCACTACGACCCTAATACGACTGTTGTTCTCATCGTCTTCAAACCACGTGACTTGAAGTGGCTGTGGGAGATACTAGGTGGTCAGAAAATA AGTGCTAAAGGCTTTTGGAAGAAACCAGCTCTGAACATGATATACAAATCTAGTCAAATCAGGATTCTTGATCCCAGCATCACCAGAAAAACGGCTTATGAATGGCTTCGTTTCCCAACAAGGTTTCCCAAAAAAGAG AAACCCAAGCATCCAACAACGGGGCTAATTGCCATTACGCTAGCATTTCACATATGCCATGAAGTTCACCTGGCAGGCTTCAAGTACGACTTCACTGACAGAAACAGTTCTTTGCACTACTACGGCAATGACACAATGTCTCAGATGATGCAG AATGAATACCACAACATCAATGCTGAGCAGAAATTTTTGAAGATGCTTATAGACAAGAACTTTGTGGTCAATTTGACGTGA
- the ST3GAL6 gene encoding type 2 lactosamine alpha-2,3-sialyltransferase isoform X3, which yields MLPILKPRSGLPVMKRILLFFILAAAVMYGILHGNLWRNNLYWLPPTAVERRNALDTCLLKPTFESLLGVDKIYPFLCANDFIRVAEFHGSDKFELPYGIKRAEQFFRLALSRLQNCGLSNEDDSIACRRCVVVGNGGVLRNKTLGEKIDSYDVIIRMNNGPVIGYEEDVGRRTTFRLSYPESIFSDPIHYDPNTTVVLIVFKPRDLKWLWEILGGQKISAKGFWKKPALNMIYKSSQIRILDPSITRKTAYEWLRFPTRFPKKEKPKHPTTGLIAITLAFHICHEVHLAGFKYDFTDRNSSLHYYGNDTMSQMMQNEYHNINAEQKFLKMLIDKNFVVNLT from the exons gTCTACCAGTCATGAAACGAATTCTTCTATTTTTTatcctggctgctgctgttaTGTATGGTATACTGCATGGAAATCTGTGGAGAAATAACCTCTACTG GCTGCCACCTACGGCTGTGGAGAGAAGGAACGCGCTGGACACTTGTCTCCTGAAACCAACATTTGAATCTTTACTGGG tGTTGACAAAATATACCCGTTCCTGTGCGCTAATGATTTTATCAGAGTGGCAGAGTTCCATGGGAGCGATAAGTTTGAACTACCTTATGGAATAAAGAGAGCAG AGCAATTTTTTCGTTTAGCCCTTTCAAGACTGCAGAACTGTGGACTTTCCAATGAAGATGACAG CATTGCCTGTCGACGATGTGTTGTGGTCGGTAATGGAGGAGTACTTCGAAATAAGACATTAGGGGAGAAAATTGACTCATATGACGTCATAATAAG AATGAATAATGGCCCTGTTATAGGATACGAAGAAGATGTTGGGAGGAGGACGACTTTCCGCCTTTCTTACCCGGAATCCATCTTCTCAGATCCGATCCACTACGACCCTAATACGACTGTTGTTCTCATCGTCTTCAAACCACGTGACTTGAAGTGGCTGTGGGAGATACTAGGTGGTCAGAAAATA AGTGCTAAAGGCTTTTGGAAGAAACCAGCTCTGAACATGATATACAAATCTAGTCAAATCAGGATTCTTGATCCCAGCATCACCAGAAAAACGGCTTATGAATGGCTTCGTTTCCCAACAAGGTTTCCCAAAAAAGAG AAACCCAAGCATCCAACAACGGGGCTAATTGCCATTACGCTAGCATTTCACATATGCCATGAAGTTCACCTGGCAGGCTTCAAGTACGACTTCACTGACAGAAACAGTTCTTTGCACTACTACGGCAATGACACAATGTCTCAGATGATGCAG AATGAATACCACAACATCAATGCTGAGCAGAAATTTTTGAAGATGCTTATAGACAAGAACTTTGTGGTCAATTTGACGTGA
- the ST3GAL6 gene encoding type 2 lactosamine alpha-2,3-sialyltransferase isoform X2, with protein sequence MKRILLFFILAAAVMYGILHGNLWRNNLYWISFYGQTSSVRAPPSYETSGVTQLPPTAVERRNALDTCLLKPTFESLLGVDKIYPFLCANDFIRVAEFHGSDKFELPYGIKRAEQFFRLALSRLQNCGLSNEDDSIACRRCVVVGNGGVLRNKTLGEKIDSYDVIIRMNNGPVIGYEEDVGRRTTFRLSYPESIFSDPIHYDPNTTVVLIVFKPRDLKWLWEILGGQKISAKGFWKKPALNMIYKSSQIRILDPSITRKTAYEWLRFPTRFPKKEKPKHPTTGLIAITLAFHICHEVHLAGFKYDFTDRNSSLHYYGNDTMSQMMQNEYHNINAEQKFLKMLIDKNFVVNLT encoded by the exons ATGAAACGAATTCTTCTATTTTTTatcctggctgctgctgttaTGTATGGTATACTGCATGGAAATCTGTGGAGAAATAACCTCTACTG GATTAGCTTTTATGGACAGACTTCCTCTGTGAGGGCTCCTCCTTCCTATGAGACTAGTGGAGTTACCCA GCTGCCACCTACGGCTGTGGAGAGAAGGAACGCGCTGGACACTTGTCTCCTGAAACCAACATTTGAATCTTTACTGGG tGTTGACAAAATATACCCGTTCCTGTGCGCTAATGATTTTATCAGAGTGGCAGAGTTCCATGGGAGCGATAAGTTTGAACTACCTTATGGAATAAAGAGAGCAG AGCAATTTTTTCGTTTAGCCCTTTCAAGACTGCAGAACTGTGGACTTTCCAATGAAGATGACAG CATTGCCTGTCGACGATGTGTTGTGGTCGGTAATGGAGGAGTACTTCGAAATAAGACATTAGGGGAGAAAATTGACTCATATGACGTCATAATAAG AATGAATAATGGCCCTGTTATAGGATACGAAGAAGATGTTGGGAGGAGGACGACTTTCCGCCTTTCTTACCCGGAATCCATCTTCTCAGATCCGATCCACTACGACCCTAATACGACTGTTGTTCTCATCGTCTTCAAACCACGTGACTTGAAGTGGCTGTGGGAGATACTAGGTGGTCAGAAAATA AGTGCTAAAGGCTTTTGGAAGAAACCAGCTCTGAACATGATATACAAATCTAGTCAAATCAGGATTCTTGATCCCAGCATCACCAGAAAAACGGCTTATGAATGGCTTCGTTTCCCAACAAGGTTTCCCAAAAAAGAG AAACCCAAGCATCCAACAACGGGGCTAATTGCCATTACGCTAGCATTTCACATATGCCATGAAGTTCACCTGGCAGGCTTCAAGTACGACTTCACTGACAGAAACAGTTCTTTGCACTACTACGGCAATGACACAATGTCTCAGATGATGCAG AATGAATACCACAACATCAATGCTGAGCAGAAATTTTTGAAGATGCTTATAGACAAGAACTTTGTGGTCAATTTGACGTGA